CCGAGGACATGGGCGGCGAGGTCGTCGGTGAACGCCTTGATGGTCGACTCCAGGAACATCGCCGAGCCGTCCGGATGCGAACAGGCGCCACGGCGCTTGACGTTCTTCGCGACCTGCTTCAGCGCCTCCAGAGCGGCCGGGCCGCCGCCGTTGAGGATGTCCTCCATGCCGCGCGCGGCGGCCGGCAGCCCCAGGTAGCAGGGGCCGCACTGGCCGGCGCTCTCCTCGGCCAGCCACTGCGCCACCCGCAGCGACTCGCCCAGCGGGCAGGTTTCCTGGCTGATCGGCAGGATCGCGCCCGCACCCAGCGAACCGCCCACCGCGTCCAGCGAGTTGCGGGAGACGATCGCCTCGTTGACGGTCGCGGCGTCGATCCACTTGCCGTGGTAGCCGCCGGTCAGCACGCCCTGCGGCACCGGCGGGGCGCCCGCCAGCTGCAGTACGTAGCGCAGCGGCACGCCCGTGGGGGCCTCGATCACCATGGGGCGGGCCACCGCGCCGGACACCGTGAGCATCACGGTGCCCGGCTCGTCGTACAGGCCGGTGTTGCCGTAGCGCTCGGGGCCGATGCGGGCGGCGATGGCCAGCTGCGCGAACGTCTCCGCGTTGGACAGCAGTGTGGGCGCGCCGCCGACGCCGCTCTGCGAGGCGCTGATCTTGCGGCCGGGCGGGATCGCCGGGCCGCCGTCGATCGAGCGGATCAGTGAGGCCGCGGCGCCGGTGACCATGCGCACCGGATTGCGCTGCACCCACGCGCGTAGCGCGGATCTACGGCTGTTGCTCAGCCCGCGTTCGGCGAGCGCGGCCTCCATGGAGCGCTGCGTCGACTCGCGTGTGACACCGATCACGAGCGTTCGCGCGCCGAGCGCCTCGGCGCACAGCAGCGCGCCGTCCAGGATCAGGTGCGGGGCGCGGTTGATCAGCACCGTGTCCTTGCGGCAGGCCGGTTCGTCCTCGCTGCCGTTGACCACGACGACCGGCCGCACACCGCGTTTGATCGCCGACTCGGCGACCGAGCGCAGCTTCTTGTGGAACGGGAAGCCCGCGCCGCCGCGGCCCTTGAGGTTGATGCTCTCGGCGAGCTGGGCGAGCTGTTCGCCGCCCAGCGGGTCGAGCGGCCCGTGCACCTTCAGGTGCATGGGCAGGTCGAGTCGCTCCACAAGGTCGAAGCCCGACGTGAGCTGCGGAAGACCGACCACGCGGACTTCGGGGACGTCGGGCAGGGCCTCGTTCACTTAAAGCCTCCGGACGGCGTGTTCCAGGATTCGCCCGAGCCCGGTGTGTCGAAGGACGCGCCAGGCAGCGTTTCGGTCGCGGGACCGCTGTTGTACGGGTCACTGGCGTTGTACGCGCCATAGAGGCCGTTTGTCTCACCGGTGTCGTACATGTCACTGCCGCCGTAGCCGGCAGTGCCTGGATTGCCGTAGACGGGGATGGTCTGTCCGGTGTCCTGGAGCGGGTCGTACGCGGACGGCGGGGCCTCGCCGACCGGGGGCGGGGACGGGATCGGCCAGCTCCCCGAGGTGCTGGACTGGCCGTCCACGCGCGGGACGGCCTCCGTGGCCTGCAGGTCCATCGGCAGGTCCATGCGGGCGGTCTGGCCGGCCGCGTACGACTGCCGGGAGCGGCCCGGCGTGGAGACGGCGCGGTAGGCGGCCGCGAAGCCCGACGCGGGTTCCGCGGCGGGGGCGACGGGGGACTGGTACAGCGGCGCGGAGGGGGCGGCCGCCGTCCTGGGCCCACGCCGGCCCTCGAAGCCCGTCGGCGCCGGCTCGGCCGCCCTGGACCGGCTCGCGTCCAGGTCGTCGATCCCCGGCCGCTCCGAGCTGCCGAACAGCGCCACCAGCCGGTCGGCGACCTTGCGCTTGACCGGGCGCGGAGCGGCGCGCAGGGCGAGGGCGGCCATCACGGCCAGCAGCGACAGGCTGTAGAGGATAACGAAGATCGGTTTGGCCGAGCGCCCCGCGTACAGGCCGTGGACGAGCGCCGCGCACCAGGCGGGGTAGGCGAGCATGTGCATGGCGCGCCAGCGGGCGGCGACGGGGGCCGGGGCGGCGAAGTTGCTGCGCAGGGCTCCGGTGATGCCCACGAAGATCATCAGCAGGCCCGCGAGCGAGCCCAGGCCGATCAGGCCGCCGATTCCGGTGACGCCGAGCGAGAAGGGGATGATCGCGGCGATCAGCTGTGTGTGGCCCATCGCGATCTTCGTGGTGATGTGCAGCAGGAGGAACGCGATCGAGGCGACCGCGGTGGTCCGGTGCACCGCCTGGCCGACGATCCGCTGCCGGGTGTTCAGGAAGATCCGGTCCTGTGCGAACAGTCCCCAGATCACCGAGCAGCTGAGCGAGACCAGGGACAACACGCCCGCGCCGAAGTTCAGGAAGTCGCGGAACTGGTTGCCTCCGACCAGCACGACCACGGGTATGAGCAGCAGGACGACAGCGGACGCCACCCCATAGGCCGACCGGCCCGGTTTGGGGAGGGAGCTGGTACTACGACGAGGGTTCATGGGGGCAACTCCGAGCAGTTTCGGGAAAGCGGTCCCGCTGCCGAACTCTAAGTGGCTGCATACCGATCAGTACGAGGGTTTGAGTTATTGCGTTGTTATCAACGGACAATGTGGCTGGAGCGATGTCCCTTAGCGGGCGGTACGCGAAGTAATCGTTGACCTTGGTTCAGCTCCCCCGTAGGTCCTGGCATGTCCACAAGGGATACGCAAGCGCGTCCCGGCTTGCTCAAGGCCGTCGCCGCTCGCTCAGGGCCTGCGGTACCCTAACGCCATGCGTGCCGTACGCCTTCTGCTTAGCGGGCCGCGCTGATCAGTACCGACCCCGGTCGCACCGTGAGGTCGGCATCGGCGCGGCGTCCCCTCCTGTGTGAGGGGTTTTTTCGTTTCTTTGAATGTCACAGCCGCAGGCAGAGACGATCGATGGAGCTTTGAGGATCATGAGCGAGACGAACCCCGCTGCCGCCGCCACGTCGGCGGAGGCCGCGCCGCACCGCTACACGGCCGCCATGGCAGCCGAGATCGAGGCACGCTGGCAGGACTTCTGGGACGCCGACGGCACCTACGCCGCGCCCAACCCCAAGGGCGACCTGGCGGGCGACTCCGAGCTGGTCGCCAAGCCCAAGAAGTTCATCATGGACATGTTCCCGTACCCCTCCGGTGCGGGCCTGCACGTCGGCCACCCGCTGGGCTACATCGCCACCGACGTCTACGCCCGGTTCCAGCGCATGACCGGCCACAACGTCCTGCACACCCTGGGCTTCGACGCCTTCGGCCTGCCCGCCGAGCAGTACGCCGTGCAGACCGGCACGCACCCGCGCGTGTCCACCGAGGCCAACATCGAGAACATGAAGGCCCAGCTGCGCCGGCTGGGCCTGGGCCACGACAAGCGCCGGTCCTTCGCCACGATCGACCCGGACTACTACAAGTGGACCCAGTGGATCTTCCTGCAGATCTTCAACTCCTGGTACGACGACGAGGCGAGGAAGGCCCGCCCGATCTCCGAGCTGATCGCCCAGTTCGAGTCCGGTGAGCGCCCGGTTCCGGGCACCACGCGCGCGTGGAGCGAGCTGAGCGCCCGCGAGCGCGCCGACGTCCTGGGCGAGTACCGCCTGGCCTACGCCTCCGACGCGCCGGTCAACTGGTGCCCGGGTCTGGGCACCGTCCTGGCCAACGAGGAGGTCACCGCCGACGGCCGCTCCGAGCGCGGCAACTTCCCGGTCTTCAAGGCCAAGCTGCGCCAGTGGAACATGCGCATCACCGCCTACGCCGACCGGCTGCTGGAGGACCTGGAGGAGCTGGACTGGCCCGAGGCCATCAAGCTGCAGCAGCGCAACTGGATCGGCCGCAGCGAGGGCGCCCGCGTCGACTTCCCGATCGACGGCGAGCACATCACGATCTTCACCACCCGCCAGGACACCCTGTTCGGCGCGACCTACATGGTGCTGGCGCCCGAGCACCCGCTGGTCGAGAAGTTCACCCCCGGAGCCTGGCCCGAGGGCACCCACGAGGTGTGGACCGGCGGCCACGCCACGCCCGCCGAGGCCGTCGCCGCCTACCGCGCACAGGCCGCCTCGAAGTCCGACGTCGAGCGGCAGGCCGAGGCCAAGGACAAGACCGGCGTCTTCACCGGTGCGTTCGCGACCAACCCGGTCAACGGCGAGAAGATCCCGGTCTTCATCGCCGACTACGTCCTGATGGGCTACGGCACCGGCGCGATCATGGCCGTGCCGGCGCACGACACCCGCGACTTCGCGTTCGCGCGCGCCTTCGAGCTGCCGATCCGCTGCGTGGTCGAGCCGACCGACGGCCGCGGCACCGACACCTCCACGTGGGACGACGCGTTCGTCTCGTACGAGGCGAAGCTGGTCAACTCGGCGAGCGACGAGGTCTCCCTGGACGGCCTGGGCGTCGTCGAGGCCAAGGCCCGCATCACCGAGTGGCTGCAGAGCAAGGGCATCGGCGAGGGCACCGTCAACTTCCGCCTGCGGGACTGGCTGTTCAGCCGCCAGCGCTACTGGGGCGAGCCCTTCCCGATCGTCTACGACGAGGACGGCGTCGCCCACGCCCTGCCGGAGTCCATGCTGCCGCTGGAGCTGCCCGAGGTCGAGGACTACAGCCCGCGCACCTTCGACCCGGACGACGCCGACACCCAGCCCGAGACCCCGCTGTCACGCAACGAGGAGTGGGTCAACGTCACCCTGGACCTGGGCGACGGGCCGAAGAAGTACCGCCGCGAGACCAACACCATGCCCAACTGGGCGGGTTCCTGCTGGTACGAACTGCGCTACCTGGACCCGCACAACGACCAGCGGCTGGTCGACCCGGAGATCGAGCAGTACTGGATGGGCCCGCGCGAGGGTCAGCCGCACGGCGGCGTCGACCTGTACGTCGGCGGCGCCGAGCACGCCGTGCTGCACCTGCTGTACGCGCGCTTCTGGTCCAAGGTCCTGTACGACCTGGGCCACGTGTCGTCGGCCGAGCCGTTCCACAAGCTGTTCAACCAGGGCATGATCCAGGCCTACGTCTACCGCGACAGCCGCGGCATCGCGGTGCCGGCCGCCGAGGTGGAGGAGCGCGACGGCGCCTACTACTACCAGGGCGAGAAGGTCACCCGGCTGCTGGGCAAGATGGGCAAGTCCCTGAAGAACGCGGTGACGCCGGACGAGATCTGCGCCGAGTACGGCGCCGACACCCTGCGCCTGTACGAGATGGCCATGGGCCCGCTGGACGTCTCCCGGCCGTGGGACACGCGCGCGGTGGTCGGCCAGTTCCGGCTGCTGCAGCGGCTGTGGCGCAACATCGTCGACGAGACGACCGGCGAGGTCACCGTCACCGACGCCGAGCCCGACGAGGACACCCTGCGCGCCCTGCACAAGGCGATCGACGGCGTCCGCCAGGACCTGGAGGGCCTGCGCTTCAACACCGCCATCGCCAAGGTGACCGAGCTGAACAACCACCTGACCAAGGCGGGTACGGCGGTGCCGCGCTCGGTCGCCGAGCCGCTGGTGCTGATGGTCGCCCCGCTGGCCCCGCACATCGCCGAGGAGCTGTGGCGCAAGCTGGGCCACACCGACTCGGTCGTCCACCAGGACTTCCCGGTCGCCGACCCGGACTACGTCGTGGACGAGACCGTGACCTGCGTCGTGCAGATCAAGGGCAAGGTCAAGGCCCGCCTGGAGGTGCCGCCGGGCATCTCCGAGGAGGAGCTGGAGAAGGTGGCCCTGGCCGACGAGAAGGTCGTCGCGGCGCTGGACGGCGCGGGCATCCGCAAGGTGATCGTCCGCGCGCCGAAGCTGGTCAACATCGTTCCCGCTTAACCCCCGGAGAGCGACGGCCGGCCTCTCGGGGTAGTCCCCTACGGGCAGGTTCGGGGTTTTTCTGGAACCCCGGACCTGCCCGCTGCGTTTACCGTGGAAAGCGCGGGCGGCGAGTGCCGCCCAGCCGGAGGAGGAGCGTCGTGGAAGCAGTGATCGCCGTGTTCGCCCTGCTCTTCCTGCTCTTCATCGGCCTGGGCGTGTACGCCACGGTCAAGGCGGTCGGCGCCGCGAAGCGCGGCGTGGACCGGACGATCGAGCAGGCCCGCCGCACGGTCGAGGACCACACCCTGCGCGCCAGGTCCTTCATCCAGGCCGGCCCCGCCGCCGAGATCGCGCAGCTGCGGCTCGCGCTGCGCACCTCCATGCGCGCCACCCAGGAGGCGCTGCACGCGGGCGTGGCCGAGGACGAGTCGCTGAGGGAGTCCCTCGGCCTCTTCCAGCGGCTCAGCGCGCACGGACACGAGCTGGACGCCGATCTCAGGCGCCTGGAGTCGGAGCCGGACCGGGCCGAACTCACCGCACGGCTGCCCGAGCTGCGCAGCCGCACCGAGCGCATCACCAAGTCCGCGGACTCGCTGCGCTGGGCGGTCCGCGACCGGTCCCGCCGCTTCGTTGAGGACGATCTGGGCGCGCTCAGCGACCAGATCGACATCGAGGCCGACGCCCTGCGCCACTGGACCCCGGCCGGTCCCGCGGCGGCACCGGGACAGCGGTCCGACACCTCCACCGCGTCCGCCGCCTCGCCTGACCACGGCCCGGCGGCGCAGCGTGCCCAGTCCCGTCCGTCCCGCCCGGCCGAGGAGCAGGCCCGCCAGGCGATCACCCCGCCGTCACCGCGTCTCGTCCACCCCTGGCAGAAGAAACCGCGCCCCGAGAGCACCACCTGAGCCCGACGCCCCGGGCCACCATGGGGGCTGGGCTGCCGCGCGCGCACTACGGCAGGTAACCTCCAGCTCATGTCCCGCCATGTCGCGATCGTCACCGATTCAACGGCCTACCTGCCGCCACGGACGATGGAGCGCCACGGCATCACAGCGGTGCCCCTGACCGTGGTCCTCGGCGACCAGGCACTCGAAGAGGGCACCGAGATCTCCACCCGCTCCCTGGCCCAGGCACTGCAGAAGCGGCGTCCCGTCACCACCTCGCGGCCGAGCCCCGAGGTGTTCGCGGAAACCTACCGCAGAGTCGCCGAGTCCGGCGCCGACGGGATCGTCTCCCTGCACCTGTCCGCCGAGCTCTCCGGCACCTACGACGCGGCCGTCCTCGCGGCGCGCGAGGCCCCGGTGCCGGTACGCGTGGTGGACACCGGGATGGTCGCGATGGCCCTCGGCTTCTGCGCGGTCGCTGCGGCCGAGGCCGCGGAAGCCGGCGGCACGGTGGACGAGGCCGTCACGGCCGCCGAGAAGCGGGCGGCGGGCACGTCCGCCTACTTCTACGTCGACACCCTCGACTACCTGCGCCGCGGCGGCCGCATCGGCGCCGCACAGGCCCTGCTCGGTTCCGCGCTCGCCGTCAAACCCCTGCTCCAACTCGACGGCGGACGCATCGAGCTGCTCGAAAAGGTCCGTACGGCGTCCAAGGCCATCGCCCGCCTGGAGGAGATCGCCGCCGAGCGAGCGCGCGGCGCCGAGGTCGACATCGCCGTTCATCACCTCGCGGCTCCCGAGCGTGCCGCCGCGCTCGCCGACCGGCTGCGCGAACGGGTGCCGGGCCTGGCCGAACTCCACGTCAGCGAGATCGGGGCGGTGATCGGCGCGCACACCGGTCCCGGGCTGCTCGGCGCGGTGATCTCACCCCGCTGACCCTTCGCGCGGTCCGCCACATCACTCGTACGGGTGGCGGAGTTATCCACAACGGGGCGACTGTCCCCCGAAATCGACCAAGATCAACGCGAATCGACGGTATGTCCCATCCTCGTCGCATGGCACTTCCATCACGTTCACGCACAGCCACTGCGACCAGCGGTCCGGGCCGTGGCCCCGCCTCCGACGGCCGCGTCCACCACCGTGGCACCGGCCACCGCCGCTCCATCGGCCATCGCCGTGCCCGCCACCACCCGCCGGCACCGGCCGAGGAGCTGCGCCGCCGGGCGGAACTCCTCTTCGGCGAACGAGCGGTGAAGTGGCGGGAGTCGGGGAACGGGCCGCCGGACGCGGAAGGGCCCGCGAGCACGCCGACCGTGACGGCAGCGGAGCCAGTGGAGGCAGCCGAGGCAGGTGCGTCAGGCGGGGTGGCGGGCCGAGCGGCCACGGTGCCGGTCACCGGCCGGGCGTCCGGGCTGAGCCCGGCGAGGGCGATGCCGACCACGGCTGAGCCCCTCCCGACCGCGCCGGCGCACACCGGGCCGACGGATGACCCGGCGCCGGCCCCTGCACCCCAAGACGTCGAACCACCGGACGCGGCAGGCATGTCGGAGAGGGCACAGCCCGTCTTCCCCGGCTGGCGGGACCGGGCGGGGCTCGCGCTGCGGGAGCGGATGCCCGTGTGGTTGCAGACGCGGTGCGGGGTGGACAGACGGGGAGTCGTGGCGCTCGCCGTGGTGCTCGTGGCCGCCGCCGTGTTCGCCGTGCAGCACTTCTGGGCAGGGCGGACCCAATCCCTGAGCGCACCTCGAGTGGTGCGCACGGAGAAGCCCTACACCGAGGCGTCGGCTCCCTACGCAAGGAAGGAGGACGGCGTGAAAGCCGGTGCGGGCGCGGGAGTCTCGGCGACACCGGGCGGGCAGATCGTCGTGGACGTCAGCGGCAAGGTTCGCAAACCGGGCATCCAACGGCTGCCGGCCGGCTCCCGGGTGGTCGACGCGCTGCGGGCGGCCGGCGGAGTCCGTCCGGGCGCGAGCACCGAGGGACTCAACCGGGCACGTTTCCTGACCGACGGTGAACAGATCGTCGTCGGCGCACCCGCCGGGGCGATGGCTCCACCCGGCCCGGCGGCAGGACCGGTCACCGGACAGGCCGGAGCGGGTCCCGCCGCGCCCGTCTCCCTCAACACGGCCACGGCGGACCAGCTCGACACGCTGCCCGGCGTCGGCCCGGTCCTCGCTCAGCACATCATCGACTACCGCACCCGGCACGGCGGTTTCCGCTCGGTGGACGAACTGCGCGAGGTCAACGGCATCGGCGACCGCCGTTTCAACGATCTGCACAGCCTGGTGCGGCCATGAGCCGCACGATCACCGACCGGCTGCCGCGGCGCGGAAGTTCGGGCCGGCCCGCGAAGGCCGGGCGAGGAGACCCGGGGATCGGCGGCGCGAGTCGTGACCCCAAGCAGGACGGGGCCGCTCGCGGTGACCGGGCGGGGCCCCTGGACCTGCGTCTGGTGCCGCCCGCGCTCGCGGCCTGGGCCACGGCGGCCCTGACACTGGACACACCGGCGCCCTGGACGGCCGGGATCGCGAGCGCCTGCCTGGTGGGCGGAGCCCTCCTGCTGCGGGTGCGCAGACATGGCCGGGCCCGACGGCCGGTCGCGACGACGCACACGGCGGCGAACGCACCGGCGGCACTGCAGGGACCTGAGGCATCGGCGGTACGGCCGGCGGCCGACGGGCCGGCGGTGCAGATGGCACCGATCGAAGTGGCGGTACGGCCGACAGCCAACGGGCCGGCGGTGCGGACGGCGGCGAACGCACTGGCGGCACTGCAGGCACCGGACCCGCCGGCGGCGCATGTGGCACCGAACGCACCGGCGGCACCAGCCAGTCAGTCCGGACGGCGGGCGCAGTCCGGGCGGTCGACCGGTCCGTCCGGACACAGGGCGCGTGGGCGGGCGACCGGGCGGTTCGCGTGGGCCCGTGCCTCCGTCGCCGCTGTGCTGCTCTGCGCTGCCGCGGCGGCGGCCTCGGCCGGGCTGCACGGAGCGGACCTGCGGCGCGGGCCGGTGCCCGGGCTGGCCAGCCGGTACGCGACCGTGACCGCCGAGGTCGAGGTGAGCGGTGACCCCTGGCTGAGCCGGCCGCGC
This genomic interval from Streptomyces sp. NBC_00557 contains the following:
- a CDS encoding NADH-ubiquinone oxidoreductase-F iron-sulfur binding region domain-containing protein, which encodes MNEALPDVPEVRVVGLPQLTSGFDLVERLDLPMHLKVHGPLDPLGGEQLAQLAESINLKGRGGAGFPFHKKLRSVAESAIKRGVRPVVVVNGSEDEPACRKDTVLINRAPHLILDGALLCAEALGARTLVIGVTRESTQRSMEAALAERGLSNSRRSALRAWVQRNPVRMVTGAAASLIRSIDGGPAIPPGRKISASQSGVGGAPTLLSNAETFAQLAIAARIGPERYGNTGLYDEPGTVMLTVSGAVARPMVIEAPTGVPLRYVLQLAGAPPVPQGVLTGGYHGKWIDAATVNEAIVSRNSLDAVGGSLGAGAILPISQETCPLGESLRVAQWLAEESAGQCGPCYLGLPAAARGMEDILNGGGPAALEALKQVAKNVKRRGACSHPDGSAMFLESTIKAFTDDLAAHVLGNGCGRPVEGVLPLFEGGRAPTGIPGGGEPEETGASRQKIYVDWTLCRGHGLCADILPEVFELGADGFPTVAQAQVPRYAEAKALRAVRRCPALALRIEEDTRGQAPSRNLPVVSQGRGRRALGR
- a CDS encoding cytochrome b/b6 domain-containing protein, whose product is MNPRRSTSSLPKPGRSAYGVASAVVLLLIPVVVLVGGNQFRDFLNFGAGVLSLVSLSCSVIWGLFAQDRIFLNTRQRIVGQAVHRTTAVASIAFLLLHITTKIAMGHTQLIAAIIPFSLGVTGIGGLIGLGSLAGLLMIFVGITGALRSNFAAPAPVAARWRAMHMLAYPAWCAALVHGLYAGRSAKPIFVILYSLSLLAVMAALALRAAPRPVKRKVADRLVALFGSSERPGIDDLDASRSRAAEPAPTGFEGRRGPRTAAAPSAPLYQSPVAPAAEPASGFAAAYRAVSTPGRSRQSYAAGQTARMDLPMDLQATEAVPRVDGQSSTSGSWPIPSPPPVGEAPPSAYDPLQDTGQTIPVYGNPGTAGYGGSDMYDTGETNGLYGAYNASDPYNSGPATETLPGASFDTPGSGESWNTPSGGFK
- the leuS gene encoding leucine--tRNA ligase; translated protein: MSETNPAAAATSAEAAPHRYTAAMAAEIEARWQDFWDADGTYAAPNPKGDLAGDSELVAKPKKFIMDMFPYPSGAGLHVGHPLGYIATDVYARFQRMTGHNVLHTLGFDAFGLPAEQYAVQTGTHPRVSTEANIENMKAQLRRLGLGHDKRRSFATIDPDYYKWTQWIFLQIFNSWYDDEARKARPISELIAQFESGERPVPGTTRAWSELSARERADVLGEYRLAYASDAPVNWCPGLGTVLANEEVTADGRSERGNFPVFKAKLRQWNMRITAYADRLLEDLEELDWPEAIKLQQRNWIGRSEGARVDFPIDGEHITIFTTRQDTLFGATYMVLAPEHPLVEKFTPGAWPEGTHEVWTGGHATPAEAVAAYRAQAASKSDVERQAEAKDKTGVFTGAFATNPVNGEKIPVFIADYVLMGYGTGAIMAVPAHDTRDFAFARAFELPIRCVVEPTDGRGTDTSTWDDAFVSYEAKLVNSASDEVSLDGLGVVEAKARITEWLQSKGIGEGTVNFRLRDWLFSRQRYWGEPFPIVYDEDGVAHALPESMLPLELPEVEDYSPRTFDPDDADTQPETPLSRNEEWVNVTLDLGDGPKKYRRETNTMPNWAGSCWYELRYLDPHNDQRLVDPEIEQYWMGPREGQPHGGVDLYVGGAEHAVLHLLYARFWSKVLYDLGHVSSAEPFHKLFNQGMIQAYVYRDSRGIAVPAAEVEERDGAYYYQGEKVTRLLGKMGKSLKNAVTPDEICAEYGADTLRLYEMAMGPLDVSRPWDTRAVVGQFRLLQRLWRNIVDETTGEVTVTDAEPDEDTLRALHKAIDGVRQDLEGLRFNTAIAKVTELNNHLTKAGTAVPRSVAEPLVLMVAPLAPHIAEELWRKLGHTDSVVHQDFPVADPDYVVDETVTCVVQIKGKVKARLEVPPGISEEELEKVALADEKVVAALDGAGIRKVIVRAPKLVNIVPA
- a CDS encoding DegV family protein — protein: MSRHVAIVTDSTAYLPPRTMERHGITAVPLTVVLGDQALEEGTEISTRSLAQALQKRRPVTTSRPSPEVFAETYRRVAESGADGIVSLHLSAELSGTYDAAVLAAREAPVPVRVVDTGMVAMALGFCAVAAAEAAEAGGTVDEAVTAAEKRAAGTSAYFYVDTLDYLRRGGRIGAAQALLGSALAVKPLLQLDGGRIELLEKVRTASKAIARLEEIAAERARGAEVDIAVHHLAAPERAAALADRLRERVPGLAELHVSEIGAVIGAHTGPGLLGAVISPR
- a CDS encoding helix-hairpin-helix domain-containing protein, yielding MALPSRSRTATATSGPGRGPASDGRVHHRGTGHRRSIGHRRARHHPPAPAEELRRRAELLFGERAVKWRESGNGPPDAEGPASTPTVTAAEPVEAAEAGASGGVAGRAATVPVTGRASGLSPARAMPTTAEPLPTAPAHTGPTDDPAPAPAPQDVEPPDAAGMSERAQPVFPGWRDRAGLALRERMPVWLQTRCGVDRRGVVALAVVLVAAAVFAVQHFWAGRTQSLSAPRVVRTEKPYTEASAPYARKEDGVKAGAGAGVSATPGGQIVVDVSGKVRKPGIQRLPAGSRVVDALRAAGGVRPGASTEGLNRARFLTDGEQIVVGAPAGAMAPPGPAAGPVTGQAGAGPAAPVSLNTATADQLDTLPGVGPVLAQHIIDYRTRHGGFRSVDELREVNGIGDRRFNDLHSLVRP